The nucleotide sequence TTTGAGGCGTAGTGCAAATTTGGCCCAACAAAAGTGGCTTTCTGAGTTTGGTTTTGTAGGTTGTAACTAGAGTAGTCATTATGAAATCTCGCTTCTACACCCCCAAACCATTTAGGAGCAAATCGGTAACTGGCGCCAACTAGAAAGTCCAGCATGGACTCTGGTGCGTTACCCGAAGGGGCAAACTTTAGTTGTTCATTGGCTACTACTATATTTGCTGCCGTAATAAGTTTGTCATCAATAAAATTTGATTGAAGCAAAAGTCTTGCCTCTAATTCATTTTTATTTTTGCCAATTGTTGGCTCCAAATAAAGACCAACACCTACAGGAGAGGTAACTGGGTTGGTTATTCTGTAAATTGCCTCAAGCGACCCACCTTCGATTCCGCTTTTGCGGTATGGCGCTGCGGGATTCCATGAGCCGACTGGAACTGGTTGTCCGCTCGTGCATGTTGGACTATCTTCGCAATTATTGTAATTTTGGTTGGCATTTACATAGTAGGCATTGAGATAGCCAGCAATTTGAAAGTCATTTGTAAGGCCATACTCCAGCTCCGATCTAGATACCCAAGCGTTATATGAGCCGGATGCTTGTTGTTTAGTTAAT is from Polynucleobacter sp. MWH-UH23A and encodes:
- a CDS encoding DUF6662 family protein — its product is MKTPKLSLKSLFFFVLFLVTLFHLSMAHAGEGAFGWIYTLDLQPKGELEFEQRLQLTKQQASGSYNAWVSRSELEYGLTNDFQIAGYLNAYYVNANQNYNNCEDSPTCTSGQPVPVGSWNPAAPYRKSGIEGGSLEAIYRITNPVTSPVGVGLYLEPTIGKNKNELEARLLLQSNFIDDKLITAANIVVANEQLKFAPSGNAPESMLDFLVGASYRFAPKWFGGVEARFHNDYSSYNLQNQTQKATFVGPNLHYASKDWWFTAAWRYQLKGGTCMGAGTAECSNARVWDSHGLNEFIVKVGFPIGKY